The genomic region ATTCACATGAGTGTAATCAAGTCTTCTACACACCAAGCATTAGTGGAAATAGAGCCTAAGATAAAGAAAGAAACATGGAATCTTGATAAGaagcaaaaaacaaaaaagaacaagGTAAAAAAAGAATCTAAATCCTCTTCCTCTCAAGGGGAATCATCTAAGAAGGAGAATCCTACTAGTGCACATTGTAAGAAGTCGGGACACAAATAACactattgttataagaaggatattgatgaacaaaagcatcttcttgagaagaatagaattacttttctttcaaaaatatcTACTTCAACTTCTTCTTTTGAACAATTAGAATTTGATAAGGAAGAGAGTCAACAAGTAAGAATAAAAGACACACTCTTTGTACTACTATaggtcatgattcaaggagatggcttctagatttaggagcttctcatcatatgacatcttcataATCTattttctctacatttgagccttgcgaCATGCCACacattttgatgggaaatcatacatatatgaatgtaattGTGAATGGATCTATTGATATTAGGGATGACACCTTCAATGATTtgttgtgtgtacctcacttgacaaacaatcttctttccatctataaaATCACTCATAGTGCAACAATGAAGATTGTGGAGTTTACtcctgattcaattatcattagataaTTGGAGAGCAGAGCTATCATTGCtactggggtggtggatcatgcatcttgatTGTATTCCTTTTCAGGATTTTTTCCTATTGATGAATTTGATTCTTCAAACGATGATCACACTTCTAGATGAATTCAGATATTGAGGAGATCTTTGGTTACTTGAATATGGTTATTGTCACTTGTGATCTAGTTCTTAAGCCTTGCATTTCATTTCCTCCTATTGAGATTGCATCTCCTAATGATTCTTGTGTTGCTATAGttttggcttcttgtgattcaatgcaacaaGATATACATTATCTTCTAGATATAGTTCCTTGGGATGAATAGCTAAcaaacattgcaagtttgtttatgGAGTCGTatcttgcagatttgggagacatcattgatgatattcatcttctctttgatgaatgtGATCCTTCTTCATTTATTGTGAGGGAGCACTCTGAACCTCTTGTTCATTCATTACATAATCATTCtttcgagtttgacatgattatgAATACTTATGTACATAATTCGGAGGaagtctctttatctttagagttGACACTTGAGTCTTCagatcttgttctacattcatcttcactagatcccgGATTGTCCTTTTCAGCACTATGGCCTAGTTCATCTTATTTGGAGGAGGCTACTTTCATCTCGTCAAGAGGAAACTTGAGCAATTTTTagagactccatacatcttgagtttGCTTACTAAAAATACCTTTAGGGAATGGGAAGACTTCATTCATACACCTTTGATTTTGTTTCTTCTTAAGTGGAGGAATGTTCTTCGACGATTGTGGACCATCTTCCACATCCAACTTGGAGCTTCTACCATTGATGCACATTCTAGATTGAGGGGAGGAtacatggtctctcttcttctctcttatgggaggGATTTAGCCTCACACGGAGTtttgttctcattcttctttgagagtattttttattttcatctcttttttgggaaggagttttttcccactaggttttctccttttctccatctgTAAGAGATTacattgtatttgtacatgggtacctaacatggcctttttgctaggacccatcttgctttttttgtgtgtgtatattctccctaagttgcacttaagggggggtgttggtgtaattaaggtgttgtACCTTGTTATTTCTTCACCTAGGTTCTAATTACATGCCACTTAAGCATACTTGGAGACCACATATGATCATTTAAGAATATTTCCAGTTTACGTGGTGTCTCCACGTTCAACAAACGTGtcacactatcacttttccaccttaGATGGGTGAActttatgcatcatgtcataagATTAACACACTTGTTATCATCTTATGCCTTCCTATGTTTCACCTTGGCCTAtttaaccaaggggtctcctataTACTTCCATCAATTTAATTTCattattgataggaatatagtttattcttgttatattatttctctcttgttcttgtgctttctattaggcctctagatcttgggtggttgCCTTCATAGCCAAATCTTACAGATACAAAATGTAAAAATTGAGGATCCAACTAGGTCCTTGAAATGAGTGTAGATATAATCATGTAAAGTATGGTTTATGTACCATTTTATAGCCAGAATCACACCACTAATACTTTTATCATTACATAAGAGAGAATCAAGTTGAAGTGAACTCAAAACAAAAGCCAAAAATCCTATGTATACATTTTTTTCCATTACACTACTTAATGATGTTTTGGTCATAAGGGAAAGGCTCAATAAATAAACATGGTCCAATAATTTCTATGGTGCAATGCAACATTCCTCTTCTTCTAAAATACGTTTACTCATTACTtgtaaaaatagatttatacttaaaAAATAGACACAAAGTATCCATTTCCACAAATCACATAAaaaacaatgaatcacatgatgaCACATAAGATAATTGGTAATGTGTGTCTTAATGCACATATTCTATTCTAATATTTTTAAGACTTATTTGAACGATtcaacaaaaatatataaatatgacCACATTATTGATACCTAAAtccaaaacattaaaataaaaaaattacttaaatttttataaaaatataaaatacaatgATACACGAAATTGAAGTGGGGGGACTCCTAAATCTTCTCCCTAATTGGATAGGTTTAGGGTGCAATCAAACACAACCACTTTGATCCATTTGAAATTAAAAGATACTGCAATCTTTAAGGAAGCCAACATCAGTGGAAACCATTCAAGCCACCTAAACTAAGAAGTCACCAGCACATTGTTTTAAGATCTGTCTTCACACAACGCATCGCCCCCCGTGAGATCTGTTTTGTTTTAAAACTGGGGGCGTAGATCTCATGTATGTTTGCTTCTGAACTTTTTCTACGGGCTGCCCGGGTGGAATTTGACCTGTCATTCCTGTGGGTCCCCTCAACCAAACCCATATAATCTAACTCTTACCAGGCACCAAGTTTTGTTGGTCTTGTCATACATAAACCACCAATAGATTTGCCCACAGTACCTTGCAACAACCAATACCAGTAAGGTATAAAAAAATATTACTATCTCAAAATATAATTCTTTCAGGTCCTTTTGGCTGAAAACCAATACAAGCTGAAAAAACATTATGTCATTGAaatacattatttcttttgcaattCAAACTGATATACACATTCGTAAACCCAACAAATATAAATGACACGAAATGCGTTTTGGTTGCGCAGCCAGTTTTGTTTGCCTTGCAAGAGATAAACCATCGATGGATTGGGCTTAACCCTTAACCAAAGCAATTGGGTATGGACTCTCTCATGGCATAAGACAATTAAGTAATGATAATAACTAAACAATATTATTACCCTAAAATACAATTCTTTTTTGTGCATCAGGCCCCAGATAATGCGCAATAGACCTAAAAGTAGACAATAATATCTGACAAAAGCAGTTGAATTGAAGCCGAAAGCTAAGTATGCAGGTTTGCCAGTTTAGATGAATTTCATGGTCAAAACAAAGTTACCTACTCATGTGAGAAAAGAAAAGCCAGTCAAAAAACCTAATGGGAAGCTGCTTGGAAAGCTGGATTGTCCTTGCCTATAAATTGTGCTGGTCTTGTATGCTTTTTTCACACCCAACTTGCCTGCAGTGCTACATTGTCATTGCACATCTTTGAACTTATTTTGTTGTCTAAGTTTTACTTAGGAAATTATGGCTGCTATTACTGCTGGTTCTGCTGCTGTTCCAGTGATAGATATGAAGAAGTTGAATGGAGAAGATAGAAATATTGCCATGGCTGAGATTGACACTGCATGTCAACAGTGGGGATTTTTTCAGGTCTTCTTACTACTATTTCCTTCGGTAACTGGTATTTAGAGAATTTCGTCACCCATCAgttaggttgcataggttgcattccTTTCCTTTCATATATGATATCTATTCGTATTGCAATTCTCTACTTTTACATATTATTTACTTTCAAAATTTTTCCAGTTCATGCTTTAccaactatttttatttttatttttttttttcagcCATTTTGGCCTCTAATAATGAAATATAATTATTTTGACCTTTCACTTTACTGATTGAGCTGATTGTTTGTGGGTTTGCAGCTTCTGAACCATGGTATTCCTCAAAGTCTTTTAGATAAAGTGCAGGAACTTTTCAAGGAACATTACAAGAACTCCATGGATGCCCAGTTTCTAAAATCTGCTCCTGTCCAAATGCTGAATAAAGCTTTGTCTGAACAAGATTGCATTAAAATAGAGGCTGACTGGGAATCAGGATTCTTTCTCCAGCATTCCTCACATCAACCTGCTATGGCGTCTCCTGCTTTGCCTGCTGACTTGAAGTATGTCTTAATTTTCATTTTCTGAGGCTCAATACTCTACCCATATATTTCTGTTTTGTTTCTTTGAATATTTTTCGAATTCTCTATTTCACTGTCATGTCGCATTATAGGATCTTAATGATAGAAAAACGAAGttcaattaaaaaatgattttcaatGGTAAATTATGATTTGAAAAAAAGATTTTTTAAGTACTGATGGGCTCTATTAAATCTAAGTAGTTTAGGAGACAGACTCTCCTTTCAAGTATTAGAGGAGGtcatggaaaatttattaattggaaaatataaaatattttgaaaattaagtCTATAATATATTCAGTAAAGCAACAGttattttgattaaatttttatttgaatACAATTTTTAagttatatatatgtatttttgtttttaacAATCTAGAtcttttatgtttaaattgaattttTGAATATCATTCAATTAAATGGTCAAAGGTCAATAAGTACTCACTACTTTTTGGTTTGATACTGTTTGATTGAGTAGATTAGACCTCATATGACTATAAATTCCATATCATTATAGaaatttgatataaaaaaattaacatgttcacctttttaataatattataaacagATTAGAAAAGATAAATAATAGCTTACTTCCTGCACagtaattattaaattaattatacattatttttatATTACAGAGAAGCCATGGATGAATTTGCAGAAGAAATGAGTAGATTGGCAGATAGAATGTTAGGCATAATGGATGAGAATCTGGGACTTGAGAAAGGCTATCTGAAAAAAGCTTTATCAGGAAAAGATAGCCCTTTCTTTGGCACAAAAATGTGTCACTACCCTCCATGCCCAAGGCCAGACATCATAGATGGCCTCCGATCTCACACAGATGCTGGTGGAATCATTTTGCTATTACAAGATGATAAAGTAGATGGTCTTCAAGTTCTCAAGGATGGAACCTGGTTTGATGTCCAACCAATGAGCCATGCAATTGTTATTGACATTGGAGATCAGTTGGAAGTAAGTTAAATTTAAATAAGAGTTATTTcttaaagtattttttttttttttttttttttaaagtttactcTGACCATATAAAGATAGGTTGCCAGACTTTTTCGATAAGCTTAAATACAAATGATATATCACTTTACATGTATATTTTTAGTGAATTCTTAAAAGTAGATGTAGGCCTATAAAATTATTTACGGATATATTTGGGATGCAAGTTGGTGCTAAACACCCTTTGTAATCTATTGCAGGTTATTACAAACGGGAAATACAAAAGCATGTGGCATCGAGTACTTGCTAAAACAGATGGAAACAGAATGTCAGTGGCATCATTTTATAACCCTTCAAGCTCTGCCAAAGTATATCCGGCTCCTAGCCTCGTTAGAGATATACCCAATACTGAGAATTATCCAGAGTTCATATCAGCAGATTATATGAGGATATATGGAGAGCAAAAGTTCCTTGCCAAGGAACCTAGAATTGAAGCCATGAGAGCCATCTTGCCAGCCTATTGAGGGTGCAATTGACTTCTATAGTGTTGAGGAGGTGAGGGCTTTTAAAGAATGTTCAAATTGTTGGTTTATACCAGTGTTTAATCATTAGGATCTTAAAAAAATAGACATAACCTTGcaccttattaattaaataaagtattaCAATTGGTGCAAGGTTCAATGTATTAGAGGCATTGTAACTAGatgtttgtgtttgcatatttcttATATAGAAAATAAAGGGTACTATGATTGTTGGTTACTGGAGATGTTATATATAATTACagatatttaaattttaatgatTTTGGATCTTTGTAAAATCAAATACTTatatgaaaattaattaattttgtgaAATTATGTGATCAAATAGTTGTTTCACATGAATTTAATATTTTCTCAAATCAATAAATTTGGCTACAACAAAATAAAAAGAATCATACATAGATTAATTAGTAGTTGAAAATAAACTTTGATCCATATGTATTCAAAATTACTTGATACAAAATGCTCATTATAAGCAATTTTTTCTATGAAAAATCTTTTGttgtatatttatttaaaaattaaacatgaaaataaataaaaaatagttaaattaAGAGTTATTTGTTCATAATTCATGGGTTTTAAGGATTAGTaactaaattatatttatatataatattgtataaaAAGCTAATTACAAGGCCTTTTTCCCCATTTTTCCTATAATTTTTTCTTGTTGCATACTTTTATTGAGAGGCGTAAACCTAACTTGAACATCAAATTGTGTAAATGTAGTAGTTTAGATCATACTATAATAAGAAAAATATTATGTCTAATTTAGAAGTTGGGTTCAAGAATGTTGAGAATCGATTGAAGGAGGCCTTGGACTATCtcaaatatgtttttttttaatgaacAAATTTTGCTATCGTCTTAAGATGCACACTCTTTTCTTGGATTTGATCCTATTTTATAAGACACACTTATGTCTTATAGACATACTAGTTATTGGTAGGATATAGACAATATAATGATTCACATTAGATCTATTTGAAAACCCACAAGGGAAACTCATCTAATCCCATTAGGTTGACGATTTTTAAAGGGTGGCCCAATAGAGGCCAATGATGAAAAATCGCAAGACCACCAAAGGCTAGAATTGAGATAACTAGTCCCCACATAGTTAGAGATAGTTAAAGTTCTTGTAAGACAAAGGAATGGTAGTGTAGCACAATCAGGCAATTCTAGCAATGTAAGAGAAGCAAAAACACACAGGAATAAGTTTAGATCCATGTTACTGTATGTGGGGAAGCTAAAATAGTGACATAATCATATCACATATGTGTGTGTgatgatataatataatatagaaGAGGATGAAATATGTGATAAATGGGGTTAAAATTATGTAATGAAGAATATTAGATAATGTATTGTAAGCATGCTCAACCAATAGATGAGATGTTAAGTTCTCCCTTATGTGTATATCATTGATATATGTGTGAATGCATGCATATTTTTATTTCTTATTCTTGTAGTCCGCTAcagaatttatttttaatattcatCATATTGGGGTAATAATTACAACACAAAAATTAAATTATACCTCTAGCTTACATTTCATTGTCAACATTTGGTTATATTTTTATGACCTTAGTTGTTTGTGATACAAAGATGAACAAACCTTGGGCAGAAGTTGTGGTGAATAATATTATAAAGGGAAGTGTTTAAAGATATTTATGTAAGGATTTTTATATTGTGCATTAGTGAAAACTAGGTCCTAGCCCTTGGGGGGTGGTTTAGGCACCTATGGTTAATAATAGAAAGGAAAGAATTGATAATTTTACAACCTCTTAATATAGACTCAAATTTTGAGGGAACACTTACATGTAAATTAGGTTTTAAATATTCttgaacatcattagatttatactAAACCATCCATGACTACTTTTGGAGAAAAAGAGGGGGAAGTGTACCTTAAGGCCATATTACTTCACACAAGGGAGTCAAGGTGGATACTCACAAGATCAAGGTCATAGTAGAATAGAAATTGTCTAGGATCCTCAATAATCTATGGAGTTTCTTGGGCTTTACTAGTCACTATCATAGATTTGTAAAAAAATATAGTAGCATGGAATAACCTCTAAGAAATTTATTGAATAAGGTTCCCTTCTGTTGATCATTATGAtatattgtgttatcattgatgtcaaaattgtgtATCATGGGATCAGTTAGATTATAATTTTGTTCCCCTTGATATCTAGAAAGATGTTGTAATTTTAATTActattgtcaaaaatatttgtgatcTAGATGAACAGAGTCAAGCTATGTTGGACATCCTTCTTGCATAACGTCACTAGTATCATCATAATCATATTTGAGTTGTTGGCTAAGATCAAGAATTGCCTACAATATGTTTCTGATGTCCATTGCTTAGAAACTACATTGGCACAATGTCTTGTACCGCATTCTACCGCTGTGATGTTTTGGGTTGTGTGGTTTAAAATATAAGTCTACACATGAAGAAAAATATATTCAAGTTTTGGAGGTGGATTTTAAGAAGAATTAAATTTATGAACGACAATATGCTCACAATAATTAGTTCACTTTTTATATTGATGTTCCCGATGGATGCACTAGATTATTTCATTGTGCACTAGCTGGATGAAGCATGTGGTGGTATATTGGGACTACTTGAGTTTGTATTGGGTAACGTATATCATGTTCCCAGTCTTGGTGTAATGAGTTGGCTTTTGGATCAATGCTTTTACATGTTTTATTTAAGGTTTATTCATGTGACCAACTTGCAGATGTTGTAAATAATTTACCTACTAACATGTAGTTGTAATTCATGCCGGGAATGTGTGTATAATTATAATTTGATTCATTCCATTGTGTGGTTCTATGGGTAGAACTAATAACCATGGCCAAAGTTGTGCAAGTTTTCTACTCAATTTATGTTTAGGCATGTGACTTGAAATGCAAATCTTTTGCACACATTAGGAGTGTCCAAAGTTGACTATATTAGGGATATGTTGAAGGTTCAACCTTGAAGGTATGCATTACACATCTTTCATGTACTTTTCTGAATTAAGATTGGTGCCTCATCATTTGTGTCAGTGCTCAGTTCTTGtattaggggattggtgtctcttgtgggTTGGTGCTTGCAAATCTAAGTATGGATTGGTGTTTCCATCATAGATTGTAATTCTTGTGGGTTTGTTCCTACAAAATAATATAAGTTCATTATTTACTTTGTGAGCCTCGATTTGGATAACAGATCCAAGCAACTATTCTCACAATGGATATTCACCTCTAGGTTTCCACATATATCTTCTATTCTATTATAGTAATGTGTGATTATATTTTGCTTAGTAGTTTCTATGATTATTGGAGAAAtggtaattaatgtttaattaaattggaattggatatactgattcacccttcccctctcaaTATATTTGTGTTTTCAATATATTCTAATGGAATTAAGTAGACACTAAGGCATTTGAGAAGTTAAGAAAACCATATGAACAAATACATATTTAGCTAccttaattttttgaaaaatattcatTACAAAATGTGATTCTTTTGTAGATGACATAGGAACTTAGTACtcatgaaagaaggaagaaccctAGCATTTGAGATTTTCTGGTGTAGGAGCACTCTAGGTTTAGTAGGTTCAAAATTAGCATTTTGGTCTTTTTTTTGATGTtatttatgtaataaggtcatttaagACCATCCAATGTGGGTTTGAGTCCATATTAGGTCACTAAGGGGGGTTGGAGTGTCAAATTGCATAAGTTGTTAATTTTGTAAAAATATCAATGCTGCAAATGTTGTCAAATTGCACAATGTGGAATATGAAGGGTCAATGTCACATAAAGTGGGAAGTTGAAATATGATTTTAATAGCataaataaatgttttaaaaatTATTCCCAAGGTCCGAGAGTTTGGTTGTTGATTTGGAGGAGTGGCTGCAATAAAAGAACATCAATAATTCTACAAATTTGAACACATTTTTCTTCGATTTTCTCTTTTGTACAGAATTGTACGGGTCTGTACTTTCTTGAAACCAATTGGAGATTGAAAAGGAATGAATCTAGATTCTAAAAAGTTGGTTTCATCTTATTTCATTTATTAGATCAAAATTCATTGCATTTTCTTGACAACTAGCTTGAAACCTTAGTTAGGGTAATAGTGAACAAACAaataattttttgaaggtttttcgTACAAAGTAACCTGCCTTGGTTCTGAGAATTTTTGTATAAGTTAAAAATGGGTATCCAAAACCGGTCTTATATCTTCTAGTTAAATTCGACAACAAAAGTTATGGCCAAAAAAGGGTGATTTGCTGCACTTTTTAGGCTTAATAGAAGAAAGGACAGTCAAATTTTGAACCTTTCTGTACAAATAAAACCTACTTGATTTTGAAGTATGTTTATAAAGAGCCAAATGGGTATCTGGaaccatttttaaatttttaatatcatGCCTACATTGGAAGTTATGGTGGGAAAACCCTATTTGAAGTGCTAATAGGAAAGAAGTCTAATTGTGAAGAAACTAACATTGATTTATGCTTAGGAGGAAATGTGAGTGTTGGCTTGTGTGAGGAAGAATATTATAATCCCTCATCTACATCAAATTAGTATCAAAACATAGGTCGATCTGTAAGAGGGAAAGGGTAAAGTGAAAGAGAACAAGATGCCTCCAAAAGGTAACCATATGGCTAAACAAAAAAGAATGAAATGGAAGAGAAGACTAAAAGAGAGGTTAGGAGGTTGAAGGAGCTGCAGGATATGTTGGTAGAACGGCTTGAGGCTGTTGAAACTAGTCAGAGGAGAGGTATGGTCATGGATGATGAGAGTGACCAGGAAGAGGAAGGGGAAAGTGAGAatccccaagaagaagaagaagaggaggaattgCATCTTGAAGAGCAAAGGATGGACAAGCTACTAAGAGCAGTCAAGGGAGATAAACCCAAGGTAAAAATGGATGTACCTATGTATGGAGGTAATCTGAATGATGATGAACTTTTAGATTGGATCGCAACACttgatataattattttgaatgtgagGATCTACCTTAGGAACAAATAGTTAAGATAGCAAAAACAAAATTGAAGGGTCATGCTCTATTATGGTAGGATTATGAGAAAACTGAAAGGAGGAAGAAAGGTAAGTAAAAAATTATTTCTTGGGATAGAATGGTGGCTAAGCTTAAGGGTAAGTTATTATCGACTGATTATGCAATTCAATTGTAAAAGAAAATTCAAGGTTTGAAGCAACGAGATATTGATGTTAAAGCTTACATTGATGAGTTTTAGAAATTGAGCATAAGAGCAAGTCACATGGATGATGATGTGGAGAAGGTAGCTAGATATCTTAGCGTGTTAAggtttaacattcaagatgagttGAGTTTGCATAACCCAAGGACGGCAGAGGAATGCTGCCAAATGGCAATTAGGGTTGAAGAAAAGCTAAAGAGAAGACAAGATAAGTCAACCAGTGGTAGAGGTAGCAATTTCAGAGGAAGAGGCTCATTTTCTATTCCAAGAAAATCACATTAGAGCAAAgaagatgctaacaaattccaagaCCAAGTTGCTGATTAGAGAGGTGGGTTTAGAGGAGGTAGATTAGGCTTTAGAGACAGATTTGGAGGTGAAGGAAGAGGTTCCAATGCGGTCACATGAAGGTGCTAtcaatgcaacaagtttggacatcaAGAATGGCAATGTAATGAAGGACAAGCTTCTACTCCAcatggaggagaaaggagaactcAATTGGTGCAAGAAGAAGATAATGGGAGTGTCAACTCCCCATCTCAACATGCTAATCCAAAAGTTGGTGAATCACTAATGGTAAGAATAACTCTCATAAAAGCTTCAGTAGACAAGGAGCCACCGTAAAGGAAGACTCTCTTCAAAACAACTTGTAAGTGCTTgggtaaggtttgtaaagttgtaATTGATTCAAGAAGTACAAATAATATGTTTTCAGTTGAGATGGTTGAAAAAATTAAGTTGCCTAGGATATCACATGCTACTCCTTACAAAGTCTCTTGGTTGAATGAGGGTCAATATGTTTTAGTGAATGAACAAAGTTGGGTGGAGTTCAACATAGGAGGGTATAAGGACACAATTTTATGTGATGTATTACCCGTGGATGTTGCTGCTAgggaggccttggcaatttgataagGATGATATGTATGATGGGAGAAGGAATACCTATGAGATAGAAAAGGGTGGGATATCTTATACCTTGACACCCTTGAAAGAAGAGGATAAAGGACAAACCAACAAAGCTAATGTGATGATGGTAGGTAGGAAAGAGTTTATAA from Cryptomeria japonica chromosome 3, Sugi_1.0, whole genome shotgun sequence harbors:
- the LOC131874561 gene encoding 1-aminocyclopropane-1-carboxylate oxidase-like, yielding MAAITAGSAAVPVIDMKKLNGEDRNIAMAEIDTACQQWGFFQLLNHGIPQSLLDKVQELFKEHYKNSMDAQFLKSAPVQMLNKALSEQDCIKIEADWESGFFLQHSSHQPAMASPALPADLKEAMDEFAEEMSRLADRMLGIMDENLGLEKGYLKKALSGKDSPFFGTKMCHYPPCPRPDIIDGLRSHTDAGGIILLLQDDKVDGLQVLKDGTWFDVQPMSHAIVIDIGDQLEVITNGKYKSMWHRVLAKTDGNRMSVASFYNPSSSAKVYPAPSLVRDIPNTENYPEFISADYMRIYGEQKFLAKEPRIEAMRAILPAY